The stretch of DNA TTCAGGGAAAATCCTGATAACATCATTTTTCACGGTTTTATTTCAATTGATGCCCCTGGTTGCTCCACTTCACTTTATGAGGAACAGCTAAACCAGATGGCCCTCCCCGAAAATGCAAACTTGAAGATCCATTTATCCCTGGCAGAAAACACCGAGGTAGAACAATTGTATGATTTATTGGCGGCAAAAGATTTTCTCTTCCTTAAAATAGATTTTAAAAAATATCCACAGGAAACCCATGATTCGGTCGTAAGTCCTTCTATCAAGCGGGGATTGCAATTTATTTATATTCTTTGAAAAATGCGAATCAAGGGTTAAAAGCCCCGTAGGGGCTGAATATCGGTAAATACGGAATGTAAGGAGCTAGCTGTAAGCAACCACAAAGTGCTTGAATATAGCTGCTAAGGCGCCTCTTGAAATAACCACTAAAACCAAAAAAATAAAGTCCCCCAGTTACCTGAAGGACTTTACTCTATTTTGGGATAAAAAAACAGGGAAGCTGCAATAAATTGCAGCACCCTGTATAACCCCAAAAAACCAAATGAAAACAATCTACATATGAATGCTCTTAATCGAGAATGATTTCTAAATAGAATAATTTAACAGGAAGTACGCCGGAAAGTTTCGGAACAAGAAAAGTTTAACTTTTTGTATAGATTTTCATCCGGTTTTTTCCCTTAATTATAAAAGTTGATATGCAAAAAAACAAAATTATCGCATATTTTAAAAAAAAATCGTTTTTTTTTACCAGCTAAAGATTTAAATAGAGATTGTTAAATCTTAAATGCATTAGCACATAATGCAATGGCAACCTACCTTTTAAAGTTAATGCTTTTCTTCGTTTATTACAAATTATTAAACGTCAATCGAGTGTTAAAATTTGAATTCTAAAATATTTGCTGCCAAAACACCTCGCAAATAGCTGTTTATCAGAATCTTACAAAAAGACAACTAAAACTGAAGTATTTTAAACTTTTTGTTTAATTTTACAGTTCAAACCAACAATAACTGTAATCCATATGGCAAAAGCCAAGACCGTTTTCTTTTGTACGAATTGCGGCAATGAAGCACCTAAATGGAATGGTCAATGTTATGCCTGTGGTGCCTGGAACACTTACAGGGAAGAAAAAGTGGTTGCAAAAACAACGCAAGAGGAAACCAGAGACTGGCGCCCCGATGGCCAGGGTCGAAAAAGCCCCGTTCCAATCGCCTTATCAGAAATACAATCAGGAACGACTGATCGATTGGTCACGCCTGATGAGGAACTCAACAGGGTGTTAGGAGGGGGCATCGTGCCTGGCTCTATTATTTTGATTGGAGGACAACCAGGAATTGGCAAATCCACCCTACTGCTGCAATTGGCCACCCGGATACCCGTCAAAATTTTATACGTTTCTGGAGAGGAAAGCGAGGAGCAAATCAAGATGCGGGCTGATCGCCTCGGCTTCCTTACAGATCAATGCTATATTCTAACGGAAACCAATACCACCAAAATACTGCGCCATGCCGAAGAGATGCAACCCCAAATCATTATTGCAGACTCCATTCAGACCCTGGCTTCTCCGCACGTAGAATCCATGCCTGGCAGCGTAGCTCAGATCCGGGAATGCGCTGGTGAACTGCAACGATTTGCAAAAGAAAGCAATATTGCCGTTTTCCTGATTGGCCACATCAACAAGGAGGGCTCCATCGCAGGCCCCAAATTGCTCGAACACATCGTTGATACCGTTTTGCAATTTGAAGGTGATCGACACTATACCTACCGCATTCTCAGAACCTTAAAGAACCGTTTTGGCTCTACAGACGAAATGGGTATTTACGAAATGAATGCACAAGGACTGAGGGAAGTCAGCAATGCCTCTGAACTGTTATTGTCGCAAATCGATGAAGACCTCAGCGGTAGCACGGTAGCCGCTACCATGGAAGGCCAACGACCGATGCTGATCGAGACCCAGGCACTGGTTAGCAGCGCTGTCTACGGCAACCCCCAACGCTCCGCCACCGGATTTGACCTTCGGCGGCTGAGTATGCTCCTCGCCGTCCTCGAAAAAAGAGGGGGATTTCCCCTGGGGCAAAATGATGTCTTTCTCAATATCGCAGGCGGCATCAAAGTGGATGATCCAGCCATTGACCTGGCTATTTTGAGTGCCTTAATTTCCTCTTTGGAAGACATTTCTATTCCATCTAATGTTTGCTTCGCAGCGGAGGTAGGCTTATCTGGCGAAATTCGCGCCGTTAGCCGGGTAGAACAACGGATACAAGAGGCCGAACGATTAGGCTTTAAAGAAATTTATATTTCTAAATATAATACCAAAGGGTTGGATACCGAACGTTATGGCATCAAGGTAACGACTATCGGAAAAATAGAGGAATTGTATCATTTGCTCTTCGAATAATCACTTCACTATGTCTGCACAAAAACAAATCCAGGGACTGATCAAAAGACTAGAAAATAGCTATCAGGGGACCCCTTGGTATGGCAATGCGCTGCTGTCTTCCTTAAGGAAAATCAGCAGTGAGCGCGCTAAAATGCAGGTCAAGCCCGGCACCAAAAGCATCGCTGCCCTTCTTCGCCACATGGTGGCATGGCGCCAATTTTTGATTGAACACCTCCAAGGGAATAACACCTTTGACATTGAATTGAATAGTGAAATTGATTGGCCGTCTGTAGATGATTTAACGTGGGAAGAACTTGTAGAAGAACTGGAAATTTCTCAAACGAATATACTTCATTTACTGTCACAACAGGAGGATAGTTGGCTTAAAGAAATGGTGGGCAACCGTACCTACAATCACCGCTTCCTGGTAGAAGGTGTTATTCAGCATGATATTTATCATTTGGGGCAAATCAACCTGCTGAACAATCTGATATAATCATTTGTTGATTTCCTATGGAAAAAAACGTATCACCAGCCCACGCTATCCCTAGAGATAAACCCATCCTCCTATTTGACGGCGTTTGCAATCTATGCAATGGCTTCGTCCAGTTTTTAATCAAAAGAGATCCCAACGGCCAATTTCGCTTTACGGCGCTCCAATCGGAGGTCGGCCAGCAGTTGCTCAAGGAGGCAGGAATGGCACACAATGAGCTAAGCACCGTTGTATTGTATAATAATGGACAATTCTACACCCATTCGGACGTTCCCTTGGAAGTAAGCTGGCTTTTAGGTAGCTTTTGGCGTATTTTTTATATTTTTAAATGGATTCCAGTCTCTTTCCGAAATGCGATTTATACCTGGATAGCAAGTAACAGGTATCGGTGGTTTGGACAAAAGGCGTCCTGTATGATCCCTACGCCAGCTTTAAAAAAACGTTTTTTATAAATAACAGTACCTATCGTTATGACAACAAGAAGAACCTTCCTTAAACAAAGTAGTCTACTGGCCGGAACGGCTATGCTTCCCATGCAAAACCTGATGGCTCAAATCTTAGGAATTGATGCTGGCGAGATGAAAACCCTCCGCAATAATGTAGGCATTTACACCGAAAGAGGGGGAACCATCGGGTGGATGATCGACAAAGAAGGGATCATCGTCATCGATACGCAGTTTCCAGAGCAAGCCACCAATTTTATTGGCCAGGTAAAGGAAAAAACGGATCGCAAGATCGATCTACTGATCAATACCCACCATCATGGAGATCATTCGGGTGGTAATATTGCCTTTAAAGGCCTGGTCACACAGGTAGTGGCCCACACCAATTCCAAAATCCACCAGGAAAGAGTCGCAAAAGAAAGAGGCAATGAGGATCAGCAGTTATATCCCGATACCACCTACGATACGGAATGGACCAAAAAAATTGGTGGCGAGATCGTGAAAATGCACTACTTCGGGGCAGGCCATACCGGTGGCGATTCGCTGATCCACCTGGAAAATGCGAATATTGTACATATGGGCGACCTGCTGTTCAATCGCCTGATTCCCAATATTGACGCAGGAGCTGGAGCGTCCATTATAAGCTGGATAAAGCTCTTGAAAAAGGCACAAAAGACCTTTGATAAAGACACCCTATTCATTTGCGGACATGCTGGCGAAGGCTATGAGGTCACTGGCAATCTGGCCACCTTAAAAGCCAAAGAGATCTACCTCAAAACCTTAATGAAATACGTCAAGAAAGAAAAGAAAAAAGGGACTACCCTCGAACAACTCAAGGCAAAACCGGGCCTCATCCCTGGTGCCCCCGATTGGACAGGCGACCGCTTCAAAAATGTCAACCTCGAAGTGGCTTGGAATGAATTAGGCGCTTAGCGTCCCGCAGTTGCAGGTGTTTTTCACCTGTTAGGCGCTTAGCGTCCCGCAGTTGCAGGTGTTTTTCACCTGCAACTTGCGCTATTCCTTAGGCAATTGATCATACAACTTGGTTGCCTCAGCCTGTTTAAACCCACCCTCTTGGATAAGGCGCGCTAGCATGATTTTCGCCTCTGAGATTTTGCCCCAATTCAGATAGGCAATAGCACGGTACCAGCGTGCTTCCTCGAAGTATTTCGCTTTTTTCTCTTTTAATACAGCATCAAAATAGGGAATGGCTTCCTTAGGTTGAGAAGGAGAAAGGGCTAAATGGCTAACACCTAAGTAAAAATTAACGGTTGCATCGGGTGGACGAGGATTTCCCAGCGCTTGCTTGAAACCTTCAATTGCACCTACAAAATCTCCCTCTCCATATAATTTGCCCGCTCTATTCCAGGTTTCTCGGTCTTCTTCTCCGTCTTCTCCATTCACAACAGTTGGCGCAGGAAATGGCTCATAATATTGATTGTACAAATCCGCAGGTGATTTTTGGCCAATACTACCACATTGCCAAAGCATTATACTGCCCAATAATAATAGGCAACCATGCATACTTAGTTTACTAAGAGGTGTTTTCATTATCAAAAATTTTTTAGCTAGAATATAAAACGGCGCAAAGTTGATACATTATTTCCACAAAAAAGGTTATACAGCAAAAAAAAGGCTTCATAATTGATTAGCTTCCTGAATCTCTATATCTTCGCGGCTTTCGAAAAAGGAACTTTTTCTAATCTGACAGTATTCATAGACTACTGGACTTTTGACATTCGCTGTTTTGAAAGCGGAAGTCGGAAGGTAGAAATGGGAACTCGGAAAGGCTCAGGGACGCAATTTTCCGACTTCCGACTTCTCACTTCTCACTTCTAGCCAGGAAACGAAGAATTTCCAAAAGCGTCAAAAGTCCAAATAAACTAAGTACTTATAAAATAGTGAATATGAGCAAGCGTACAGAAATTGCTCAGCTGATCGCTGAGCCAAAGATTGGCGAGCAAGTTACCGTCATGGGATGGGTTAGGGCATTTAGATCTAATCGCTTCATTGCCCTCAACGACGGCACTTGTATGAAAAACATACAGGTCGTGGTTGACTTCGAGAACATGGAAGAAGGGTTGCTGAAAAAAATCAATTTTCACGCTTGCATCAAAGTCGTTGGCCAATTACTCGAATCTCAGGGTGCAGGACAGTCCGTCGAAATAATTGCAGAAAGCATTGAAGTGCTGGGTGAATGCAACCCGGAAGAGTACCAATTGCAGCCCAAACGGCAGACCATGGAGTTTTTGCGGGAACGAGCGCACCTACGAATGCGCACCAATACCTTCAGTGCGGTCTTCCGCATCCGCCATGCAGTGGCCTATGCCATCCATAAATATTTTCACGACCGCGGCTACTATTATTTACATTCTCCTATCATTACAGGTAGTGATGCTGAGGGTGCTGGCGAGATGTTTCAGGTGACCACCTTGAACCTCAATAACCCGCCAAAGACGGAGGATGGAAAGATTGATTTCAAGGAAGACTTTTTTGGCAAAGCCACCAACCTGACCGTTTCAGGCCAATTACAGGCCGAAATAGGTGCACTAGCTTTGGGCAAGGTCTACACCTTTGGCCCTACCTTTCGGGCAGAAAACTCCAATACTACCCGGCACCTGGCGGAGTTTTGGATGATCGAACCCGAGATTGCCTTTTACGATATCTTTGATGATATGGATTTGGCAGAGGATTTTGTCAAATACCTCATCAATTACGTTTTGGAAAATTACCCAGACGATCTGGCCTTTTTGGATGAACGCATTCAACAGGAAGAGAAAAACTTGCCCCAGGAAAAACGACGTCCGATGGGCTTAATAGAGATGTTGCGTTTTGTGGTGGACAACGATTTTGAACGAATTACTTATACGGAAGCTATAGATATTATTCGCAATTCCAAACCCTTCAAAAAAGGTCGCTTTGAATTTGAACCTACCTGGGGAGCTGATCTGCAGGCCGAGCACGAGCGTTACCTGGTAGAGCAAAAGTTCAAAAAGCCCGTTATCGTCCGGGATTATCCAAAGGACATCAAGGCCTTTTATATGCGCATGAATGACGATGGTAAAACCGTCGCGGCTATGGATGTCCTCTTCCCTTTTATCGGGGAAGTCATTGGTGGTTCCCAGCGAGAAGAGCGGCTCAGTGTCTTACAAGGGCGAATGGCCGACATGCATATCCCTGAGGAGGAGCTTTCTTGGTACCTCGATTTGAGAAAATTTGGCGGCGCCCCTCACGCCGGTTTCGGCCTTGGATTTGAACGAATAGTCCTATTCATCACAGGTATGACCAATATCAGAGACGTGATTCCTTTTCCGCGTACGCCTAAGAATGCGGAGTTTTAATATCCTTGTGGGGTCAAGTGAAAGGTGAAAAAATGACCAAATTTACCCAGGGGTGTGCCCCTAATAAGTTAGAAAAAGGTATTTTGGGTCAGCGCTAGAAAACTTATAAGCGTATTGGTTAGCTTGGAAGTGGGTTTCGTTCAACTGAAATCGAAGATTCGATGCAGATGTCTGCACAAAGTCGTGAGGACGTCAAGCTGCTTTGGTAAAGGGCGCAGACATTCCTTTGCGTTGAGCCTCATACCCCAAAAACGAAGATTCAATTGGAATCAATATCCAAACAAAAATCAATGATAGAATTTAGAATATCCAAACATGCAAAGGAGCAAATGGAGGAAAGGGAAATAACAGAAGATATGGTTAAGGATATTATAAAAAACCCCGATCAGGAGTTTCCTCAAGGGGATGAAAAACATATCTACCAATCTATAAAGGAATTTAAAACAGATAAAAAAAGTTACCTTGTAAGGGTGTTTGTTAATATTGTTAAAATTCCGTGGCTGGTGATTACAGTTTACAAAACAAGTAGGATAAAAAAATATTGGAAAAATGAAGATAAAATATGATAAAGAAGTAGATGTGTTAGTCATAAGATTATCAGATGAAAAAATTGAGGAAAGCGACGAACTTAGGGAGGGCATCATATTGGATTTTGATAAAAGTGGAAACGTGGTAAAAATCGAAATTTTGGACGCTTCTAAAAAGGGCAATGCTTTAACCAAAATTGAATATGAATTAGTGACTGCATAGTAAAAAGAAGCTCAACATCCGCTAGCCGCCCAGCCTCCTATCGTCGGACGATCAGCTAGCGTAACGTTGAACAAACCTCTTTCTGTTTTAACGAATAAAGTTCTGTTTTACAGTGTTTTACGTTTTTTTTCACGTGAATTTACGACTGCTATTTCACTATAAAATAGCAGCTATGAAAAACATTAAAGGTTACGAAAAAGACCTGCGAGATTGGCTGACTTTGCGCAATGGATCGAAGTGGGGTCAAACAAGGCAGGGCAATAAGGAACTAGTGCTGCCAGTACTACTGTCCATTTCTGGACATCCGCTGTTCATCTTCGAACACTTCTTTTCCTGTTTAGCTTAAGAAACGCCCTAAAAATGGGCCTTTCAGTCCTATGCTTAAATTGGCATAACTTTAGCATAAGTTTCCCAAAATCAATAGCTATGCTCAACAATATAAAAATTGCGCTCCGGATATTAAGGAGAAATCAAATGTATACCGCCATTAATGTGATTGGGCTTTCGGTAGGAATTGCTGCCGCCCTACTCATTTTTCGGATGGTAAACCATGAATTGAGTTTCAATAAAAACTTCCAGCATTATGATCGGATAGTAAGAGTTGTTTCTGTTCAAAAAAATTCGGAGGAGGGCGAAAGCCATTCTGTCTGTACCCCTATACCGGCTATGGATGCCATTGAAAGCACCGTTAGCCAATTTGAGCAAATGAGTAGGGTGCGAGAACTTTGGTCAACCCTCACTATTCCTAATCCAGCAGGCGGCGCCCCTTTGAAAAAATTTGGCATGACTCCTCCCGAAACCGCTTTTTTTGTAACACCTGGTTTCTTCAAGATTTTTGATTTCCAGTGGCTTTCGGGTGATCCAGCTACTGCCCTCCAAGAACCCGGTTCCATTGTATTAACCAGGTCTTGGGCAGAAAAGTGTTTTGGGACATGGGAAACAGCCATTAACAAAACGGTCCTTATTGATAATTTAATTTCCGTCACCGTTAAAGGAGTGGTGGTGGATCTTCCTGATAATTGTGATTTTCCTATTCCTTTTTTGGTATCTTATCCTACCCTAAAGGCGCATCCTGATTATTTTTTTTATGATAATGAATGGGGCAGTTGCAGTTCCAATAACCAGGTTTATGCCCTACTAAATTCGCCTTCACAATTAGATGCAGCCAATGAGGTATTAGCAAAAGTGGGTGAAAAAGAATATAGCAAGGCAAACGGTTGGCAAGATCGATTTCACCAACTTCAGCCCCTTTCGGATTTGCATTACAACGAACAATATGGACATTCAGGGTCACATCAAACGGCCAAAAGCAGGTTAAAAGTCCTTGCGGCAATTGGTATATTGATCTTAATCATGGCCTGTTTTAACTTCATCAACCTGGCAACAGCACAAGCATCACTTAGAGCAAAAGAGGTTGGGGTAAGAAAAACCCTTGGAGGGCAACGTGAACAACTGGTTGTTCAATTCATGAGTGAAACAGGGTTAATTGTATTGGTCGCTGTCGTTTTAGGTGGCATTTTAGCCAGTATGTGTACCCCCTTATTAAAATATGTGTCTAATGTCCCCGATACGCCTCATTTGTTTCAAAATACCTTGGTTTGGCTGTTTTTGGCGGCCTTACTCATTGGGGTGACGCTTTTAGCGGGCCTCTACCCTGCCCTGGCTTTAGCCTCCTTCAAACCTATAAAAGCTTTAAAAAACAACCTGAACAATCACTTTTTTGGCGGGGCATCTATTCGAAAATCACTGGTGGTTTTACAATTCATTATTGCCCAAGGACTAATCATTGGGGCCATTATTGCCATTCTCCAATTAGATTTCATTCGGTCTCAGGATTTAGGATTTAATAATGAATTGGTGTACACTTTTAATTTCAATTCGGACAGTACAACTATATCTCGACAAAATGCACTCAAGGAGGGCTTAATCCGCATCCCTAGTGTTATTTCTACTAGTTTTAGCAGTGATCAACCACTTTCAGGCAACACCTGGTCCTCTAATTTCAGATATGCTTCCCGCCCTGAGGATGAAAAATATGGCATCAACCTAAAATTCTGCGATGAAAACTATATGGAGACCTACGGCATTACCCTCCTTGCAGGAAGGTGGCTCCAACCATCAGACACCATGCGAGAGGCTGTCGTCAATATGACCTTACTCCGCAAACTTGGCATTTCCGATCCAACGGAGGTTCTTGGGCAAAATATCCGCCAGGGGAGTAGAAGGCTAATCAAAATCGTAGGTGTAGCGAAGGATTTTCATACCCATGATTTTCGCACAGAGCATGAACCGATGATGATGAGTACCCGCAAAGAATATTATTGGGAAGCGGGGGTAAAGATTCGAGGTGGCGATATTACGGCGACTACGAACGCCATAAAAGGCGTATTTGATGAGGTATTGCCTGAGCAGGTTTTTACCGGAAATTTTTTAGATGAAAGTATTGCCCG from Saprospiraceae bacterium encodes:
- the radA gene encoding DNA repair protein RadA, which codes for MAKAKTVFFCTNCGNEAPKWNGQCYACGAWNTYREEKVVAKTTQEETRDWRPDGQGRKSPVPIALSEIQSGTTDRLVTPDEELNRVLGGGIVPGSIILIGGQPGIGKSTLLLQLATRIPVKILYVSGEESEEQIKMRADRLGFLTDQCYILTETNTTKILRHAEEMQPQIIIADSIQTLASPHVESMPGSVAQIRECAGELQRFAKESNIAVFLIGHINKEGSIAGPKLLEHIVDTVLQFEGDRHYTYRILRTLKNRFGSTDEMGIYEMNAQGLREVSNASELLLSQIDEDLSGSTVAATMEGQRPMLIETQALVSSAVYGNPQRSATGFDLRRLSMLLAVLEKRGGFPLGQNDVFLNIAGGIKVDDPAIDLAILSALISSLEDISIPSNVCFAAEVGLSGEIRAVSRVEQRIQEAERLGFKEIYISKYNTKGLDTERYGIKVTTIGKIEELYHLLFE
- a CDS encoding DinB family protein, whose amino-acid sequence is MSAQKQIQGLIKRLENSYQGTPWYGNALLSSLRKISSERAKMQVKPGTKSIAALLRHMVAWRQFLIEHLQGNNTFDIELNSEIDWPSVDDLTWEELVEELEISQTNILHLLSQQEDSWLKEMVGNRTYNHRFLVEGVIQHDIYHLGQINLLNNLI
- a CDS encoding thiol-disulfide oxidoreductase DCC family protein — encoded protein: MEKNVSPAHAIPRDKPILLFDGVCNLCNGFVQFLIKRDPNGQFRFTALQSEVGQQLLKEAGMAHNELSTVVLYNNGQFYTHSDVPLEVSWLLGSFWRIFYIFKWIPVSFRNAIYTWIASNRYRWFGQKASCMIPTPALKKRFL
- a CDS encoding MBL fold metallo-hydrolase; amino-acid sequence: MTTRRTFLKQSSLLAGTAMLPMQNLMAQILGIDAGEMKTLRNNVGIYTERGGTIGWMIDKEGIIVIDTQFPEQATNFIGQVKEKTDRKIDLLINTHHHGDHSGGNIAFKGLVTQVVAHTNSKIHQERVAKERGNEDQQLYPDTTYDTEWTKKIGGEIVKMHYFGAGHTGGDSLIHLENANIVHMGDLLFNRLIPNIDAGAGASIISWIKLLKKAQKTFDKDTLFICGHAGEGYEVTGNLATLKAKEIYLKTLMKYVKKEKKKGTTLEQLKAKPGLIPGAPDWTGDRFKNVNLEVAWNELGA
- the asnS gene encoding asparagine--tRNA ligase gives rise to the protein MSKRTEIAQLIAEPKIGEQVTVMGWVRAFRSNRFIALNDGTCMKNIQVVVDFENMEEGLLKKINFHACIKVVGQLLESQGAGQSVEIIAESIEVLGECNPEEYQLQPKRQTMEFLRERAHLRMRTNTFSAVFRIRHAVAYAIHKYFHDRGYYYLHSPIITGSDAEGAGEMFQVTTLNLNNPPKTEDGKIDFKEDFFGKATNLTVSGQLQAEIGALALGKVYTFGPTFRAENSNTTRHLAEFWMIEPEIAFYDIFDDMDLAEDFVKYLINYVLENYPDDLAFLDERIQQEEKNLPQEKRRPMGLIEMLRFVVDNDFERITYTEAIDIIRNSKPFKKGRFEFEPTWGADLQAEHERYLVEQKFKKPVIVRDYPKDIKAFYMRMNDDGKTVAAMDVLFPFIGEVIGGSQREERLSVLQGRMADMHIPEEELSWYLDLRKFGGAPHAGFGLGFERIVLFITGMTNIRDVIPFPRTPKNAEF
- a CDS encoding DUF4258 domain-containing protein, translated to MIEFRISKHAKEQMEEREITEDMVKDIIKNPDQEFPQGDEKHIYQSIKEFKTDKKSYLVRVFVNIVKIPWLVITVYKTSRIKKYWKNEDKI
- a CDS encoding DUF2283 domain-containing protein — protein: MKIKYDKEVDVLVIRLSDEKIEESDELREGIILDFDKSGNVVKIEILDASKKGNALTKIEYELVTA
- a CDS encoding FtsX-like permease family protein; this translates as MLNNIKIALRILRRNQMYTAINVIGLSVGIAAALLIFRMVNHELSFNKNFQHYDRIVRVVSVQKNSEEGESHSVCTPIPAMDAIESTVSQFEQMSRVRELWSTLTIPNPAGGAPLKKFGMTPPETAFFVTPGFFKIFDFQWLSGDPATALQEPGSIVLTRSWAEKCFGTWETAINKTVLIDNLISVTVKGVVVDLPDNCDFPIPFLVSYPTLKAHPDYFFYDNEWGSCSSNNQVYALLNSPSQLDAANEVLAKVGEKEYSKANGWQDRFHQLQPLSDLHYNEQYGHSGSHQTAKSRLKVLAAIGILILIMACFNFINLATAQASLRAKEVGVRKTLGGQREQLVVQFMSETGLIVLVAVVLGGILASMCTPLLKYVSNVPDTPHLFQNTLVWLFLAALLIGVTLLAGLYPALALASFKPIKALKNNLNNHFFGGASIRKSLVVLQFIIAQGLIIGAIIAILQLDFIRSQDLGFNNELVYTFNFNSDSTTISRQNALKEGLIRIPSVISTSFSSDQPLSGNTWSSNFRYASRPEDEKYGINLKFCDENYMETYGITLLAGRWLQPSDTMREAVVNMTLLRKLGISDPTEVLGQNIRQGSRRLIKIVGVAKDFHTHDFRTEHEPMMMSTRKEYYWEAGVKIRGGDITATTNAIKGVFDEVLPEQVFTGNFLDESIARFYENDNRLASTCKAFGLLAILISCLGLFGLATHAAAQRKKEIGVRKVLGATVVGIVGLLSKDFLKLVFIALLLASPLAWYVMNTWLQNFAYRIAIPWWVFLLAGITAILIATLTVSYQSVKAALVNPVESLYNE